ttgaaggTCAAGTAGATGGGCAAATAATTCTTATCCTCAACTTTCTTTAGGTGGCAGTGTTTTGAAAGTTGGCACTAGTGGATGATCCACTAGTCAACTTGCCTCTCAAATTGACAACTTTtgtggctataaatatagccgaGTCATGAAATGCAATAGACGAACAcatctctctattttttttttctttcttattactctctatttcttattttgttaagttagtgtattttataatatgttatcagcatgaaattttaatttttttccagaaaatttAACTTTTATATCATGTATATTTACTgaacaaatttaattttatttatctttattatttttaaattaattttcatcatgttaaATTTGTCAAAATTAGAATTGGTAGAACTTAATATTTCTGGCAAAAATCTGAAATCCACCTTACCATGGCGGCTAAACACTCTATAAAGTAGAGCATCATAACCGGTTCTTCTCTCTACTTGATTTACATAAAACTTGGAGTATCTCAAACTAATAATTCCTCCAGAGACTGTATCCTCGTAAATCTATGCTTTTCATTTTCTACCTGAGTCTTATAGGTATGCAATATGTTCATGTTAAACTACCTGATTTTATGTAGGCTATTAAAGGAATAAGAGAGGAAGTACAAATAGCTACCAAGTTTGGTATAAGTTTCGAAGATGGAAATACGGGTATTTGTGGTGAACCTGCATATGTAAGGGCTTGTTGTGAGGCCAGCTTGAAGAGACCGGATATCGACTGCATTGATCTGTATTATGTTCATCGCATCGATACTCAGTTGCCAATTGAAGTCACGGTTCGACATCTTTGttctgaaattttatttttgtagtgTACTTCATTACTTTTATTTAAGTAGTCGTGTTGTATGATTTGTGTGTCTAATCAGGTAAATCCTATTTCATTGATCGTAACCTATAGAGTTAATTTTTTCCAAGTTTGTCATCCAAAGTACTACTCATACTTGGTTGGGAAAAAGGATGAATTTACCcccgaactattgaaaatgataCACAGATGCCCTCCGTCATACTTTTGGAACATTGGATTGACGAACTTGTCAGCACGGTAGACTGTTAAGAGAAGCCTAATTCGTGGAACTAGAGAGAGTCCGCTTTCGAGTTCTAGGGTTTCGATTGGCCGGAGAGAGTTTAACAGTCAATTACTCATCGTCTCCGTTCAGCTTAGTTCAGACTTGAATGACGGAAGAAACAATATAATTTGAATTGGCTACGGAATTCAAGTTTACATGGAACAAGTCTAAAGCCTTGCTGCAATGTTGGTCAATGCTCTTCCAAACAAATAAAGAATTAAACATAAGAGTCAATTAGTCTTTTCTAGATTTGTGAATACTTTGTGAGATGAACGAGTGAGTTGTGAGAGGAAATGGGGATTTTTGGGTCGATCCATTGGGTTTTTGTTTGGGTCCAGTTGGGTGAGTAACGGGTTCTTTTGTTTGGGtatggttttttttttaaaattggaaTGGGTCCTTCCATAGGATGATGACACGTCTCCCACATGGGTCTTCCGTTAGAGTGAAGGGCATATATGCTCTAGTTTTTTGACGGAAGTGACATCAATGTCCCAAAAGTATGACGGAGGACTTCTgcgtaccattttcaatagttcaggATAAATTCATCCTTTTTCCGTACTTGGTTTGATTGGTGTATCAGTTAATGTTTTATGTGACACACCTTGTTAAGTCTATGCTTACCTAGTTAATTAAGTGACGCGTTTTCATAAGATAGTTTCTTGCAATTGGGTTAGTGTCTTGTCATTCAGATCCTGTGATTTATTATCTGAAGATAGTTACAATATTATCTGTGTGACACTCAACTGCGGAATCTGCACTATCATTACTATACTATACCAAATTGTACTATTTATGTTCTCATACTGTTGGTGTACTTTTTCTAAGATGGGAGAACTGAAGAAACTCGTTGAAGAGGgtaaaatcaaatatataggTCTATCAGAGGCTTGTGCATCAACAATCAGAAGGGCCCATGCTGTTCATCCAATAACAGCTGTTCAGATGGAATGGTCTTTATGGACTAGAGATCTGGAGGAAGAAGTAGTTCCTACTTGCAGGTGACACATCTCTTAGGTCAACCCCCTTGCATCGAATTACTAGCAAATGAGTGTTCGTTCTGATACTTGTCATTTTCAGAGAACTTGGCATAGGGATTGTCCCCTATAGACCTCTCGGACGAGGATTGTCACGATcaaaaaactgaggtcatgatggcacacatctcaatatccaatctgatgtgtaaccctaaaaataaaactcatacaagactcccaaagagaaaagtgatgccacgatttaaataaaaagaaaaaaaataataaagaaattatcccaaaacctggtgtcataagtataaagagcatctaatacaaggttcgaatctgaagatacaacataagtctctgaatgatacaaaagactgaaaaataaagatagactagtaacgatccgaattctgggacctcaccactaatctgagaatacacaatccgctagaatattaactgccacgtggggtaccccgactagtatctacatcaaaaagggacacaaaagtaggggtgagtacaattcacatgtactcagtaggttttagccgactgagtataaggaattaatcaaacctatgaaataaactaaggaacgcttccacctgcatacagaaaagtcccacttcggcatcggtgccgccaatttatatatatattgacgcgagtaaagtaaacccataataacaactcataat
This DNA window, taken from Solanum dulcamara chromosome 3, daSolDulc1.2, whole genome shotgun sequence, encodes the following:
- the LOC129883748 gene encoding probable aldo-keto reductase 3 — protein: MEENLKSIITGSSLYLIYIKLGVSQTNNSSRDCILAIKGIREEVQIATKFGISFEDGNTGICGEPAYVRACCEASLKRPDIDCIDLYYVHRIDTQLPIEVTMGELKKLVEEGKIKYIGLSEACASTIRRAHAVHPITAVQMEWSLWTRDLEEEVVPTCRELGIGIVPYRPLGRGLSRSKN